From Vitis vinifera cultivar Pinot Noir 40024 chromosome 14, ASM3070453v1, a single genomic window includes:
- the LOC100245681 gene encoding protein RST1 encodes MDSYAPLLERTRVPQPSLQRLAVISIFEKLRSAPSYIDSDSDPGTDAISQCLHSSSPAVVDQAVRELCRLVTDSKMELSRGLLELQSAIEGSNSRFVNVFVKAIGFLVHFGFQKNISLFRVESPESHPFVKVLSGGTEVHSELVQQVLLFISQNKGSRMVEVCDFLRPFSNFSVLRIAFSDSSASSFVRHLISSTASLCCSFPREAMPVFKLLMGCLRYYPQKNAEDFKIFINIMEYMVDAYTVVLKHLVGVPSLSNEAQLCGLELLETVHSQHSDHHKHFGGSEPIVELSKRLLVVQKELGLPYIPELLLLMSSLFVILIRSELEHEQLPVLKLVLFLLKWKNENEYMVGRAQCDLSEELLFVFPVINFVSSPSTSVKEAATDLLFMLEKVLVNFAIAPKEEPSLQGGFPSISRPASIIFRLLQQLWFQDQSLSPSSFFLNFASTGKTDVKEMNNGSKSWLSQLGDYSLWIVERRKSFLPISQSQEIFLTEMPLLLSAITCGLFMHHSLGCAAIDSLAAIGIMDPKLGVTMLLTILFFNNIISSKGIGFHDMLLKLLGMLPSLASHSVMIPLVVQTILPMLHENAKPVLYATATRLLCKTWEINDRAFGSLQGVLLPKGFNEFMSERNICISMAASIRDVCRKNPDRGVDLILSVSACIESRDPVIQSLGFQSLAHLCEADVIDFYTAWDVIAKNVLGNLVDPIIAHSVCLLLRWGAMDAEAYSEASRNVLQILWEVASSRHTGHGSLWAKARTSAFEALIHYEVPHIEKSIPDFKKRNLELLISETNPGAIRTMEEFEVKIITYEHITRRRLIKEKKVMVNKIEKLLDVFPQAIFSSGKNSNSKVLPGAALLCLSFTPKGVSYQGVSKGSQEVHTRYENAVVEIAASLQLSRNILLALLSLQSWKPFMQRWMRANISSFNAKAPTTILDKTSKAANAILKSMRRIAEESIPRSAENIALAISALCVVLPPEAHAVKSTASTFLLNWLFQYEHEYRQWSAAIALGLISSCLHVTDHKQKFQNITGLIEVACGSKNALVKGACGVGLGFSCQDLLTRFEAVNDSNLGQETFKMQEVDLLGKIVRALSQMICQLTQSSSDLLESLSSYFPLNTYDMGTVMTSELSSKNSDDLEEDIWGVAGLVLGLGSSVNAIYRAGAHEAVLKIKDLIISWIPHVNPSVQNSSFHDERSEIVLSVGSCLALPIVVAFCQRVELVNNSELDHIVGGYMELISELVSVKKSGTFHESLLMASCTGVGSLLACILNEGVHPLEVEFVKGLLELLRKSYSNPYPPIIHFGGMLGVVNALGAGAGTLIHSYPSMISLQTGYEQKESSYIMGPLLSSPACEPHLASLMQEIFLVAQNSDDHQQQQYAAWAISFLRHRLWSKEPKELQNFGHHFQTDADGSKSVSQSFSEDSTVMKLSLWLMQLNYSGPGVISHVNTVQTVLRCLSQAPRLPALDWGAIIRRCMRYEAQVSELKPLDSNLKKVTLREECLQFSLAHANQFDSLLSFLDEISELSRFSSLELNLQSHLLSHLEDLIKIFSGSRLEKLFDDITVYLSSSVSSHQGYNPGQQSLLRVSCWKGLDHCLDEASVDSLQYITNIEKCMEVLFSLLPAVQSGGILGVDQVDSKEEWSEAINCLGKSRRGWLLDLLQVLEADLVQGDDHFIQVAKKIQARARLVKIDSIPLTELGRLKAYILNTGSHGIWDVLIEVVAALQHAEGIVKRQWLVDTVEISCITNYPSTALQFLGLLSGSCCKYMPFLILDRFTVLSDLPVTLTSLLSEPNWEFVAESLVSRLWTLTERIYNWATHISHADDSYSSSLHSIDNSENAMAAFLTHVMYHTCVSLKDYLPLEKQLRLANMILP; translated from the exons ATGGACTCCTACGCACCTCTGCTTGAGCGAACTCGAGTCCCTCAACCATCACTCCAAAGATTGGCTGTAATTTCGATCTTCGAGAAGCTTCGGTCCGCTCCATCCTACATTGACTCCGACTCCGATCCTGGAACAGACGCCATCTCTCAGTGTCTTCACTCCAGCTCTCCCGCCGTCGTCGACCAAGCCGTCCGAGAATTATGCCGACTCGTTACCGACTCCAAAATGGAGCTCTCTCGCGGGTTATTGGAGCTCCAATCTGCTATCGAAGGTTCCAATTCGCGTTTCGTCAACGTTTTCGTTAAGGCGATAGGGTTTCTTGTCCATTTCGGATTCCAAAAGAACATTTCATTGTTTCGGGTCGAATCACCCGAGTCTCACCCTTTCGTTAAG GTACTTTCGGGGGGAACGGAGGTTCACTCTGAACTGGTGCAGCAAGTTTTACTGTTTATATCTCAGAATAAGGGATCGCGGATGGTGGAAGTTTGTGATTTCTTAAGACCCTTTTCGAATTTTTCAGTTTTGCGCATAGCATTTTCGGACTCATCAGCGTCTTCATTTGTAAGACATTTAATATCATCTACGGCATCACTTTGTTGCTCATTTCCTCGTGAGGCTATGCCAGTTTTCAAATTGTTGATGGGATGCCTGAGATACTATCCACAAAAAAATGCGGAA gattttaaaatttttattaatataatggaATACATGGTGGACGCCTATACAGTGGTTTTGAAGCACTTGGTTGGAGTGCCCTCG CTAAGCAACGAGGCTCAACTGTGTGGTCTGGAACTGTTGGAAACTGTCCACTCACAACATTCAGATCATCACAagcattttggtgggagtgagCCTATTGTTGAACTATCAAAGCGGTTATTGGTTGTGCAGAAAGAGCTTGGTTTACCATACATTCCTGAACTATTATTGCTTATGTCATCCTTATTTGTAATTCTCATTCGATCAGAACTTGAGCATGAACAACTTCCTGTATTGAAACTCGTCCTCTTTCTCTTGAAGTGGAAAAATGAAAACG AATATATGGTTGGTAGAGCTCAGTGTGATCTGAGTGAAGagcttttatttgttttccctGTTATCAACTTTGTTTCATCTCCTTCTACATCTGTTAAGGAAGCTGCAACAGATTTGCTTTTCATGCTGGAAAAGGTTCTAGTAAATTTTGCGATAGCACCAAAAGAAGAGCCATCCTTGCAAGGGGGATTTCCATCCATCAGCAGACCTGCATCTATAATTTTTAGACTTTTGCAACAGCTGTGGTTtcag GATCAATCTTTATCACCCAGTTCCttctttctaaattttgctTCTACTGGAAAAACTGATGTCAAAGAAATGAACAATGGATCAAAGTCATGGCTTTCTCAATTAGGGGATTACTCCTTATGGATTGTTGAAAGACGGAAATCCTTTCTTCCTATATCCCAGTCTCAGGAGATCTTTTTAACTG AAATGCCTCTGTTATTGAGTGCAATAACTTGTGGTTTGTTCATGCATCATTCGTTGGGATGTGCTGCTATAGATTCTTTGGCTGCCATTGGCATTATGGATCCTAAACTGGGAGTTACAATGCTCCTAACCATTCTATTTTTCAATAACATAATCTCCAGTAAAGGTATTGGCTTCCATGATATGTTG CTAAAACTTTTGGGAATGCTCCCATCGCTTGCTTCTCATTCTGTCATGATTCCTCTTGTAGTTCAAACCATCTTGCCAATGCTTCACGAGAATGCAAAACC AGTGTTATATGCTACAGCCACTCGTTTGCTTTGTAAGACCTGGGAGATCAATGATCGTGCCTTCGGGAGTTTGCAA GGGGTGTTGCTTCCAAAAGGGTTCAACGAGTTCATGTCTGAGAGAAATATCTGTATAAGTATGGCTGCTTCCATTCGGGATGTTTGCAGAAAGAACCCTGATAGGGGTGTGGACCTTATCTTGTCTGTTTCG GCTTGCATTGAGAGCCGAGATCCTGTAATTCAATCTCTTGGCTTTCAAAGTCTTGCTCATCTTTGTGAAGCTGATGTAATCG ATTTCTATACAGCCTGGGATGTCATTGCAAAGAATGTATTGGGCAACTTGGTGGACCCAATTATTGCCCATAG TGTATGCCTTCTTTTAAGATGGGGTGCTATGGATGCTGAAGCATATTCAGAAGCTTCAAGGAATGTTTTGCAAATTTTATGGGAAGTTGCTTCTTCTAGACACACTGGTCATGGATCTCTATGGGCAAAGGCAAGGACCTCTGCATTTGAGGCCTTAATCCATTATGAG GTACCACATATTGAAAAAAGTATTCCTGATTTCAAGAAAAGGAACTTGGAGTTGCTTATCTCCGAGACAAATCCTGGAGCAATCAGGACTATGGAAGAATTTGAAGTCAAGATTATAACCTATGAGCACAT TACTCGGCGTAGATtaataaaggagaaaaaagtCATGGTAAACAAGATTGAGAAGTTGCTCGATGTATTCCCTCAGGCTATTTTCTCTTCAG GAAAAAACAGTAACTCTAAAGTGTTACCTGGTGCAGCGCTTTTATGCCTTTCCTTCACTCCCAAGGGTGTGAGTTATCAAGGGGTATCAAAA GGATCGCAAGAGGTACATACTAGATATGAGAATGCTGTAGTTGAAATAGCAGCATCTCTTCAGCTCTCAAGAAATATTTTGCTTGCACTTCTTTCACTGCAATCGTGGAAGCCCTTCATGCAACGATGGATGAGGGCTAATATATCGTCCTTCAATGCTAAAGCACCAACTACCATTTTGGATAAAACTTCTAAAGCTGCTAATGCTATTCTGAAG AGTATGAGAAGAATTGCAGAAGAATCAATCCCCCGATCTGCTGAAAACATTGCACTAGCCATAAGTGCCCTATGCGTG GTCTTGCCTCCAGAGGCCCATGCTGTTAAATCAACTGCTTCAACGTTCCTGTTAAACTGGTTATTCCAGTATGAACATGAATACCGCCAATGGTCTGCTGCTATTGCTCTCGGGTTGATCTCAAGTTGCCTGCATGTAACCGATCATAAGCAAAAATTCCAGAATATCACCGGACTTATTGAG GTTGCATGTGGCAGCAAAAATGCCCTTGTCAAAGGAGCTTGTGGAGTAGGCTTGGGTTTCTCATGTCAAGATCTTCTTACCAGGTTTGAAGCTGTGAATGACTCTAACTTGGGTCAAGAAACATTCAAGATGCAGGAAGTGGACTTACTAGGAAAGATTGTTAGGGCCTTATCTCAGATGATATGTCAGCTTACTCAATCTTCATCTGATCTTCTAGAAAGCCTTTCTTCATATTTCCCTCTGAACACATATGATATGGGTACAGTTATGACTTCTGAGTTGTCATCTAAGAACTCTGATGACTTGGAGGAAGATATATGGGGTGTTGCAGGACTTGTCCTAGGTTTAGGAAGTTCTGTGAATGCAATATATAGAGCTGGGGCACATGAAGCTGTGCTTAAGATAAAAGACTTGATCATATCTTGGATTCCACATGTGAATCCTTCagttcaaaactctagttttcatGATGAAAGATCTGAGATAGTTTTATCGGTTGGATCTTGTCTTGCACTCCCAATTGTGGTAGCTTTCTGCCAAAGAGTTGAACTGGTGAATAATAGTGAACTGGACCATATAGTGGGTGGCTACATGGAACTTATTTCTGAACTAGTGTCTGTGAAAAAATCTGGCACCTTTCACGAGAGCTTGCTGATGGCGTCCTGCACTGGAGTGGGAAGCCTCCTTGCATGCATTTTGAATGAAGGGGTGCACCCTTTGGAAGTTGAATTCGTAAAAGGTTTATTGGAATTGTTGAGAAAAAGCTACTCTAATCCATATCCTCCTATTATCCATTTTGGTGGGATGCTTGGTGTTGTTAATGCATTAGGAGCAGGTGCTGGGACTCTAATTCATAGTTATCCTTCGATGATCTCTTTGCAGACTGGTTATGAGCAGAAG GAATCTTCTTATATCATGGGGCCTCTGCTTTCAAGTCCTGCTTGTGAGCCACATTTGGCATCATTGATGCAAGAGATTTTTCTTGTTGCACAAAATTCTGACGACCATCAACAGCAACAATATGCAGCATGGGCAATTTCATTTCTTAGACATCGTTTGTGGTCCAAAGAGCCTAAAGAACTTCAAAACTTTGGCCACCATTTCCAGACTGATGCCGATGGTTCTAAGTCTGTTTCTCAAAGCTTTTCTGAGGACAGTACAGTTATGAAGCTCTCTTTGTGGCTTATGCAGTTGAATTATTCTGGG CCAGGTGTGATCTCACATGTTAATACAGTACAAACTGTTTTGAGGTGCCTTTCCCAAGCCCCAAGGTTGCCAGCCTTGGATTGGGGAGCAATCATTAGACGCTGCATGAGATATGAGGCTCAAGTTTCTGAGTTGAAACCATTAGATTCAAATCTTAAGAAAGTAACCCTTAGGGAGGAATGTCTACAGTTCTCATTGGCTCATGCAAACCAATTTGATTCACTCTTAAGTTTCCTTGATGAGATCTCTGAACTCTCCAGGTTCAGCTCCCTTGAGCTAAATCTGCAGTCACATTTGCTCTCTCACCTGGAAGATCTGATAAAGATATTTTCTGGCTCCAGGCTTGAGAAATTGTTTGATGACATTACTGTCTACCTATCTTCTTCAGTTTCTTCTCATCAAGGCTATAACCCTGGTCAGCAAAGCTTGTTACGGGTTTCATGCTGGAAGGGTCTTGATCATTGTCTGGATGAAGCTTCTGTTGACTCCCTACAGTATATAACAAACATTGAGAAATGCATGGAGGTGCTCTTTTCCTTGCTGCCTGCAGTGCAATCTGGTGGCATCCTAGGAGTGGATCAGGTGGATTCTAAAGAGGAGTGGTCTGAGGCTATTAATTGCTTAGGCAAGTCTAGACGGGGTTGGCTATTGGATCTTCTGCAG GTTTTAGAGGCAGATCTAGTCCAAGGAGATGACCATTTTATTCAAGTGGCAAAAAAGATTCAAGCGAGAGCCAGGCTTGTTAAGATAGATTCCATCCCACTGACTGAGCTGGGAAGACTAAAAGCTTATATTTTGAACACTGGATCACATG GTATATGGGATGTGCTTATTGAAGTTGTTGCAGCTTTGCAACACGCTGAAGGAATTGTCAAGAGACAATGGCTTGTTGATACTGTTGAAATCAGCTGCATAACAAATTATCCTTCCACG GCGTTGCAGTTTCTTGGTCTACTTTCTGGTAGTTGCTGTAAATATATGCCTTTCCTAATTCTAGATCGATTTACTGTGTTGAGTGACCTACCAGTCACCCTCACCTCCCTTCTATCAGAACCAAATTGGGAGTTTGTTGCAGAATCCCTGGTTTCTCGTCTGTGGACATTGACGGAGCGCATTTACAACTGGGCCACACATATATCACATGCTGATGATTCATATTCATCTAGTCTGCACTCTATTGACAACAGCGAGAATGCCATGGCCGCATTTCTTACGCATGTGATGTATCACACCTGTGTTTCTTTGAAGGACTACTTGCCTCTTGAAAAGCAACTCAGGCTTGCCAACATGATTCTACCCTGA
- the LOC100247531 gene encoding protein ANTHESIS POMOTING FACTOR 1, whose protein sequence is MMSLTELDDDTVRSMSIGALFSDFVGKINSLDFHRTDDLLVTASEDDSVRLYDIANAKLLKTTYHKKHGADRICFTHHPSSVICSSRHNLDSTGESLRYLSMYDNRCLRYFKGHKERVVSLCMSPINDSFMSGSLDHSVRIWDLRVNSCQGILRLRGRPTVAYDQQGLVFAVAMEGGAIKLFDSRSYDKGPFDTFFVGGDTAEVCDIKFSNDGKSMLLTTTNNNIYVLDAYGGEKRCGFSLEPSPSTTIEATFTPDGQYVVSGSGDGTLHAWSISMRHEVACWNSNIGVTSCLKWAPRRAMFVAASTVLTFWIPNASKSTADPGNTDPEAGPQSEHISQ, encoded by the exons ATGATGTCGCTCACTGAGCTTGACGACGACACTGTTCGCAGCATGTCAATCGGAGCCCTTTTTTCTGATTTC GTCGGAAAAATAAATTCTCTCGATTTTCATCGCACCGACGATCTCTTGGTCACAGCCAGTGAGGATGACTCGGTCAGATTGTATGATATCGCAAATGCCAA GTTGCTGAAAACCACCTATCATAAGAAACATGGTGCTGATCGTATATGTTTCACCCACCACCCAAGCTCTGTTATATGTTCCTCAAGACACAATTTAGATTCTACAGGAG AATCCCTACGATATCTATCTATGTACGATAATCGGTGCCTTCGCTACTTCAAAGGGCATAAAGAGAG GGTTGTTTCCCTCTGCATGTCTCCTATTAATGACAGCTTCATGTCTGGTTCTCTTGATCACAGTGTCAGGATTTGGGATCTTCGTGTAAATTCTTGCCAG GGGATTTTACGTCTACGTGGTCGACCTACTGTCGCATATGACCAACAGGGCCTTGTCTTTGCGGTGGCAATGGAAGGGGGTGCTATTAAATTGTTTGATTCACGTTCTTATGACAAG GGACCCTTCGATACCTTTTTTGTCGGAGGAGATACAGCTGAGGTCTGTGATATTAAATTCAGCAATGATGGCAAATCCATGCTTTTGACAACCACAAACAACAACATATATGTTCTTGATGCATATGGAGGAGAGAAG CGCTGTGGGTTCAGTTTGGAACCATCTCCAAGTACAACCATAGAGGCAACTTTTACCCCAGATGGCCAATATGTGGTTTCAG GCTCAGGTGATGGAACCTTGCATGCCTGGAGCATCAGCATGCGACATGAG GTGGCATGCTGGAACAGCAACATAGGAGTTACGTCTTGCCTGAAGTGGGCTCCTCGCCGAGCCATGTTCGTGGCTGCATCCACTGTACTCACCTTTTGGATACCCAACGCCTCAAAATCAACTGCAGACCCCGGTAACACAGATCCTGAAGCTGGACCTCAATCCGAACATATTTCTCAATGA